GCTGCCTCTCTAGTTGGGACTTGTGAATTTGAAGGTTTCCCGTGGAAAAAGCCGGCAATCTCATGGATTATTATCGTtaatatttttgatatatATGCTAGAGTCGTATTAAGTAGCCGAAATTATCTTCTGGTTGCTCTGTGAAGTAAGATTGCTGATTTTTCAATTTTCGGAGCGATTCGTCACGATTTTGGGTATTATACTGAATTAATGAATCATAGAATGGATAGGATGTCGATGGATTCGTTTAGGAGTGGTGTGAAACTCTCAAAAAGCGCCCCGTTTGGGAGTCCATCTGGAGGCTCGCTGAATGGAAGCTCCAGAAATTCTCTAGACAGTATAATTACAGGTCataatgatgaagaaagAGATTCTATATGGTATAAAATTAGGAAAATGAAAAAGAAGGGTCTCTGTATGAACTGTGAAAAGAGCAAGTGGAAGAACCACGAATTTCAAGTATGCTCAGAATGCTACAAGAAATGTGCAAGACTAAAATGTGTGCACTGTAAGGAAGAGTTTTCAAACCATAGGTACTGCAAAAAGGCGGAATCAATCTACAAAAAGACGGTATGCATGAACTGTGCATACCAAACGTCCATCCACAGCAATGATCCAAGGCTATGTAAATACTGCAGCGCATGGGCAGCGTGGAATAGTGACTCTGTTTGTACCCGTTGTAGCAATTTTTACGAAAAGTTTGGAGCTCCCATGAACTGTGAGTCTTGCGGAAACAACTCCGCATTCAACAGAGGCCAAGAGTCAAGAGATAAAGTTGGAGGTATCCGTCTCTGTTTCCTATGCACCtatgattttaaaaagaatGATTATTATATTAAAAGAAGAATAATATCCTCAACAAAGGGGCGCAGCAGCCCAGAAGATAAATCTATGCAAGGAGATGATGTCTCTAAATTGACGAAACAGGTCAAGGAATTACAAGGGACAATTGATACACTAAAGAGCACAATAGATGCTCTAAACAAAACAAATAAAGAGTTGGAAAGTAAATATAATAAGTtgttggaagaatataatgGGATTAGCAATGCCGCTCCCTAATTGTgtaaatttgaaaaatgtgtttatGGAAATTTTTAGAACAGTGAACAATCAGTTTTTCCTATAAAATGACCATAatttgtaagtttttaGGTATAGTCTAGATAGTTTTGCTGTTTTTTTGGAGGTACACACTTACATAATGGCATAGTTAAGTTCCTTTGTGGTAGAAGTGGCTATTCAACTTATGGAGAATGGCTCGGTCTACTATGCAAATCATGGAGGTAGTGATAAGGAGTGGTGTCTCGGTAAGCTGTCGAGTGTCCATAAGTTAGAGGATAATAAGCTTGAAGAACTACTCAACCAAATTAAGTATGTTAACGATTACAGATAGCGCTAAACTTCAAGAACAGCCACTTAAGGCAGCTTCTCAACAAGGTGCTGCTAATAAAACCTAACTTAGAAGATCAAGTTTGATATGGGAAACACTGTCCTCGTCCCTGTAACTTCTCTCAAAAAACCTGATGCACTAAAATAACATAGATTTACACATGTATACTAATTTACAATCCAGATATAGTATCTGGGTACTGCGTTATTCGTCTACACTGTAGACTTGGTGGATGGTCCTATGATAGGACATGCGACTGCATTTGTGATTAAGTGTCTTGCCAACATTCGGCAGGTTGTGCTGTCTTTGTTTTCAGAATAGGGTGTAGGGCAGATTTAGAATATTGTTTCTAGAATGATCAAAGATTCTATTATCCGCTTTGAGATATAGTTCGTATATATTCCCTCCTAAATTATAAGAGTTATTTCCATACTAAAACCTTGAATAAGCTTATGAATAATCTGCATCCATACAGGTTTAAGACACTGCATCTGGTGCCCTCATCGGATTTAGGGATGCTATTTCAAGTACTTGAAAGTAATGGTATTGCTCTTATGGATAATAGTAGATGGAATGCGGAATGATCAAACGACCATGGGGAACAAATAGTTTCAAGTTGAAGTATTGCCAAAGTAAAATACACCTGTTCTTTACTGCCTACAAACTGAGCTTGGACTATTTGAGAGATTTTAGAACCAATTTTTCTATTGTCTTAGCTGGGTATGTGTACGGATGCCCATCTCATCTAAGTCATCAAAGAATGCGGATTCTGTCATTGGCATAAATTGTCCATCTATTCTTCTAAAGTATAAGGAAGAAGTAATACCCGTATCATAGACATATAGGCGGAGAAGTGTAACATTCGCCTTTGTATATACTTCTGCAGTTGCACATTCCTCGCTCTTTCTGGAAGTCCATAGAGTAACTCCAGAGTCAACAACAGAAGACATGTGTGTTCCAGAATTAGGACTGTATGCTAAATGTCTAACTCCAAGGTAATCATGTTCCATAACTGAGACATTTTCTGGTGGATTGGATATATTGAGGGTAAAAGGTTTTGTATTCTTTTGAACCATCTTTTCGGCAAAAGCTTTCTTTTTATAATAattatcctcatcttcctcatcatAATCTTTTCCAACCATTTCCTCCAATTTTGCCGTATAAGCATCCTTTTGGATTGCATGCCAGTCTCCATTTACTTTTTCAAAACATGCAGGCGAAAATATAATATTATTACCTTCCCTAAAGTTAAGATATAAGACGTGTCTACCTCCTTTCTTGCAATATGTTGCAAGTCGGCATTCCTTTTTGTCTGCGtcactattccatagaACAACGGAGCCATCAACTACAGATTTAATCAAAGTCCTGTTCTTTGTGAAAACCGCACAATCTGACCCAGATTTTGATCcttttaccatcttcacTACTGACATATCTGGATTAGATAAATCCAAAGTACATCCTTTTGTCCTAAATGGCCAAAAGGCACTGCAAAGTTTGAAGAACAAGAGTGGGTATAGCACGGATAAGACATTCATCTTGTGGTTGTATGGCAAGGTAGGGGACTTCGTATAACAAAGTTTATTAATTGTGGTGTATATTAAAAGACTAAATTGGAGGGAAACCGTTGTCTAAATCCCAAAAGACAACCCCCATCCAATTAGACAATGCATGAGGAAATAAACCAATGCCATGGTAATAATAGTCTATCCCACAAGGTAACAGGAAATTAAAAGGGTACAAAACATCCAATAAGTCTAATCAGATATATGGCTTCGGATAATAATGGAAAATCCTAGTATGACTCTCCTACTCCTCacatttcttctcttctaTCTTCGTATTTTGCCCTGGGAGAGATACACCAAAAACCCACTTAAAATTGGTCATAGTAAAAGTTATTCTAACTCATGTCTAAGCTCTATAAAGGTAATTTTATGCGCAATCTTACTCATGCATTGTCTAATTGGATGGGGTAGTgcatgaagaagaaatgtcTTCTCAGATAAATAAAAAgtattttccaaaataatTATCCTTTGTTTTCGGAAATATCGACAAAATGAATATCCTAATACTGCTAGCAAGTATCTTTATCGTCAAACTCTGTAGTTGCAAGAGGAACGGTACTGCTTTCCCTTTTGATTTGTCCAACCCGGATGGCGTCCATACCAATCTCACTGAAAGAGCATATTCTGGAATCACACACGAACAGTACACTGTAAAAGAGGGATTTGCCATAAGCTCAGTTTCAGACAAGGATGCAAACCTTTGGAGGGCATCAAAGAGCAGTAATGAAATATGCAGAGCTGTTAATCTATACTCCAGGGGCAGTGATAAGTTATTCTTGGCCATTTGGATCATTGATGGAAGGCATCTAAATATCAAACGCTTTGAAAGAGTGGAAGGCAAATGGGAGAGCATAACACTAAAAGAGTTTAACGAAAAGCTGAATGGAGTGGTAGTTTTAGAAGTTCCAAAGGTTGAAGAAATCAAACCCCAGCCTGTTGAAGAACAGCCTACTGAAGAACCTGATAGTCCTGAAGTTGAACCCACAGCTGAAGTCATTGAGGAAGAATTACCGCCAAAACCTGCACCTCTGAGTGAACGTGCTAAAAAGGTTGATGCAAAGTTGTTTGATGTAAATGAGACTGAACAGTATGGAATTGCAACTTTGCAATGTGTCCTAAAGGAAGGTGCGAAAGGAAATCAATTGATCTATGATTCTGAAACAATATGGGATGGTGGAGAAATGTCAGAGTGTCTATTAGCTGATATATACTATGACAATAAACCTGAATTAGCAAGATTGCAAATTAGAGAGGGAAGATTTGTTAGAGCACTATTCCTCTGCAATGTTGGTGGAAACTGGGTAGATGACAGAGAAACCTTTACGACGAAATTTAACCACTTGAAAAATTATCCAAAACCTGCAATGTATGCTCTTAACTTGGCTACAAAGATTGATGATAAATTATTTGACGTAAAAGCCTCTGCTTCTGAAGTTGTTCCACTTTTGATATGCACAGCTAAGAAGGACAAGAATCCTAAAAAACTTGTTTATGATAAGGAGACTATTTGGAGCGGAGGGAAAAAGGCACATTGCTCTTCGGCCctaatatatttttatggGAGAGAGCCAAGGGTAGTGACTCTTACCATCAAAGACACTTCCGGAAATGAAGAGGTATCCTTCCTCTACAAGGAAGGTGAAAAATGGTTTGAGGGTGTAGAGCAACATAAGGCAAAGCTGACTGAGCTAAGAAATGATCTCAATCTTCTAAAATTCCGTTCTTATGCTTTTGGTACTCCTGTTCCAGATGAATTTGGTGACATTAAAGTTGCTAATGCCTCTGACAATCTGAGAGGTGTTTCTGATAGGATAATTCCTGAATCTGTAACTCTTGATATTGCAGAAAAACAAGAGTCCACGGGTATAACTGTCTTTGAACATCTTGAAAAACATGGAATAAAACACAAAAGATTTAGTCCAAGATCGAATGTAGATATTATTTCTGTACTTGCAAATGGTGCTGTCGTATGGATTGCCAGAGGAACTGAAAAGTGTAGAACTGTGCGTGTTATCTTTAATAAAGACAAGGTTCTTGTTACACTAAATATTCATGAGAATAATAAGCTTGTTGGGTATCGGTcttttgaaaaggttggtaatgaatggaatgagattTCCGAAGGAAAGTTTTGGCAACTTGCAGACGAAATGAAGaaatgaataaaatattCCCCTAACGCAGAATTCATACTCTGAAAATCtaaaaaataaacaatgcagttttCTGCCACTGAAAGGATCGAGAATGAATCCCTCCGGTTCTAATTTGGCAGTAAGATATCCAAGCCGTAAGGAATTATAATCCTGCCAACGGTACAAGTGTAATGTAGTTAACATGTTATATATCGATAGAatcctttggattttaTCCCAAGTCTTCAATTCTTACTTTTACCCTAGGCGTCTTTTAGTCGCCTGGATGCACTTGTTGGAATATATTACCGTGTATGTATCTAGTTATGCTTCATAATTCCCTCCCAAaatcttttgtttttagGCTAACTTAATCTTACTTTTCATCCCTTCTTGTCCATCTATCCATACAAGGATATGGTGAAGTTCTATTCCTTTGATGAATGACCTACTTGTGTGGGTCAAGTCGCGTGGAGAGTGGGACTG
Above is a genomic segment from Theileria equi strain WA chromosome 4 map unlocalized gcontig_1105316255041, whole genome shotgun sequence containing:
- a CDS encoding conserved hypothetical protein (encoded by transcript BEWA_045930A), giving the protein MNHRMDRMSMDSFRSGVKLSKSAPFGSPSGGSLNGSSRNSLDSIITGHNDEERDSIWYKIRKMKKKGLCMNCEKSKWKNHEFQVCSECYKKCARLKCVHCKEEFSNHRYCKKAESIYKKTVCMNCAYQTSIHSNDPRLCKYCSAWAAWNSDSVCTRCSNFYEKFGAPMNCESCGNNSAFNRGQESRDKVGGIRLCFLCTYDFKKNDYYIKRRIISSTKGRSSPEDKSMQGDDVSKLTKQVKELQGTIDTLKSTIDALNKTNKELESKYNKLLEEYNGISNAAP
- a CDS encoding hypothetical protein (encoded by transcript BEWA_045940A), which produces MVKGSKSGSDCAVFTKNRTLIKSVVDGSVVLWNSDADKKECRLATYCKKGGRHVLYLNFREGNNIIFSPACFEKVNGDWHAIQKDAYTAKLEEMVGKDYDEEDEDNYYKKKAFAEKMVQKNTKPFTLNISNPPENVSVMEHDYLGVRHLAYSPNSGTHMSSVVDSGVTLWTSRKSEECATAEVYTKANVTLLRLYVYDTGITSSLYFRRIDGQFMPMTESAFFDDLDEMGIRTHTQLRQ
- a CDS encoding hypothetical protein (encoded by transcript BEWA_045950A), coding for MNILILLASIFIVKLCSCKRNGTAFPFDLSNPDGVHTNLTERAYSGITHEQYTVKEGFAISSVSDKDANLWRASKSSNEICRAVNLYSRGSDKLFLAIWIIDGRHLNIKRFERVEGKWESITLKEFNEKLNGVVVLEVPKVEEIKPQPVEEQPTEEPDSPEVEPTAEVIEEELPPKPAPLSERAKKVDAKLFDVNETEQYGIATLQCVLKEGAKGNQLIYDSETIWDGGEMSECLLADIYYDNKPELARLQIREGRFVRALFLCNVGGNWVDDRETFTTKFNHLKNYPKPAMYALNLATKIDDKLFDVKASASEVVPLLICTAKKDKNPKKLVYDKETIWSGGKKAHCSSALIYFYGREPRVVTLTIKDTSGNEEVSFLYKEGEKWFEGVEQHKAKLTELRNDLNLLKFRSYAFGTPVPDEFGDIKVANASDNLRGVSDRIIPESVTLDIAEKQESTGITVFEHLEKHGIKHKRFSPRSNVDIISVLANGAVVWIARGTEKCRTVRVIFNKDKVLVTLNIHENNKLVGYRSFEKVGNEWNEISEGKFWQLADEMKK